The window ATTTGCCGACGCGGGACAATGAACCGAAAAAAACGGTTCCGTAATCCAGGCGGGCCGCAGCGAAGGCGCGGAGCAAAGACGACTACACTACAATCGCGAGGAACGGAGATTTTGCGATGAATCATTTTCTCTCTCGGCGCGATTGGCTGATCGCTGCGAGCTCAACAGCACTCGTTACTGCCGTGCGTTGCGCCCGCGCCGACGCCAAGAAACGACGATTGCCGCTGCCGGGCTTCAGTCTGTACGGCATGAAGACGCTCACACTCAGCGAAGGTCTGGTGCAGTGCGCCGAGATCGGTTATCGCTGCGTGGAGCTTCCCGTACTGGCCGATTGGCCGGGTGATAGCGCGAAGTTTTCTGCCGTGGACCAAAAAGAATTTCGCGACGGACTGGCGAAAAATAATCTGCGTCTGACCGCGCTGATGGATAACTTACCGATTCTCGGCGACGAGGCGAAGCATCGTGGCAATCTGGAGCGGTTGCAAGCAGCGGCCGAAATCTCGCGCTCGATGAGCGAAAAAGATCCGCCGCTGGTCGAAACCGTCCTCGGCGGCAAGCCCACCGAGTGGGAAGCGGTGAAGCAGCAGTTTGTCGACCGCCTGGGCGAATGGGCCCGCGTCATGCAACAAGCCGAGGTGCCGCTAGCGATCAAGGCGCACATCGCCAATGCCATTCAGCGGCCCGAGCAACTCGCCTGGGTGCTGCGGCAGGTGAACAATCCCTGGCTGACGGCTGCTTATGACTTCAGCCATTTCGAACTGCAAAAAATGGACTGCCGCGACACCATCAAAGTGCTCGCTGAGCACACCAGGTTTGTCCATGTGAAAGATGCTCAAGGTGAGCCGGGCAAATTTCAATTCCTGCTCCCCGGTGAAGGAACGATCGACTACGCGCAGCTGTTTCAAGCACTTAACCAAAGCGGTTACAGCGGCGATATTGTCGTCGAGGTCAGCGGCCAGGTTTTCTCGAAGGCCGGTTACGATCCCATCGCCGCGGCGAAGAAGTCGTACGCGGCCCTCGCTCCGGCGATGAAGCATTTTGGCGGTGAAACGCCATGAAAGCGCGAGTATTTGTCCTCTGGTTGCTGGCTGGACTGCTCGTCGGCGGCATTGTGACGCTGATGGTTATGCGCAATCGAGTCGCCGATCCATTGCCGGAACTCAAACCGGCCGATTTCTACGCCGCCCGCGCGAAGTGGGAAAAGAACGAACTGCCGAACTACGACATTGAAGTGCAGGTCACCGGCACTCAAGGCGCGACGTATCGCGTGCAAGTTCGCGAAGGAAAAGCGATCGCGGCCTGGCGAAATGACAAGCCGCTGCTGCAAGAACGAACCTTCAGCACCTGGAGCGTCCGCGGCATGTTCGGCACGATTAGCCGCGACATCGATCACCTCGAACGCCGCGCGGCGGGGAAGTCCGAGCAATCGACGCCGCGGCTTACACTGCGCGGCGAGTTTGACGCGAAAACCGGTTATCCCGCTCGTTATCGTCGCATCGAATGGGGCTCGTCCGTCGAGGTTTCGTGGAAAGTTACCCAGTTCGAAACCGCTAAATCTGCCAAGGCTGCCGCCGAACAATCACCGCCGCAGACTTCGCCCGAGTAGCGCATTCGCCAACGCAGTCCATTTTCTAACGGGGCAGGGCAGGGGCCGCCGATACGCGCTCTTGCTAGCAGTTGGTTTCGCCCTTGCTGGCGGATAGAGCAATCGCTACGATCCCGCCCGCTGACCGAACCCCTCGGTTTATTTAGATCACACATGCAACTTCGCTTCACTCAGCCGCGACGTCTCGCTGCCGCACTCTTTCTGTGCGGATCGGCTGCGTGCGCGCTGACGGGTTGCAAACAGGGCGCCTTCTCGGCGGCTCCTACCGCGCCAGGAGCGCAAGGCATTGCCGCGACTCCCAATCAGCAGATGGTTGCCCAGCAGCAGGCATCGCAGCAGCTGGAGGCGATGAAAAACGTCTGGACTCAGCAACAGCAAACGCTGACTTCGACGGTGCAAGATCTGACCAAGCGGACCTCGCAACTCGATCTGAACAACAGCAATCTGACTCGCGAACTGGCTCAAGCCCAGCAACAGCAGCAGAAGTATCTCGAGCAGATCGATCTGCTGAAGAAGCAACTCGGAGATACGGCCGGCATGCTGAAGAATGAACAGCTGGCCAGCCAGGATGCTTCGAAAAAGCTGCAAGCCCTGCAAGCCTCGACGACTTTCCGTGGCGGCGCGAGCATCACGGCGAACAACAGCGTGAAGCAGTCGCTGCAAACGATCACCCTCCCCGGCCTGGAAGTGAAGCAGGACGGCGAAATGGTGCGGATCGAAATCCCCGCCGACAAACTGTTCACGCCCGGCAGCGCGCAGCTGACGCCCGAAGCCAGCCGCATCATGGACGAAGTCGCTTCCGCGATCGCTCGTTCCTACCCACGGCAACGCGTGATCGTCGAAGGTCACGCCGACAACACGCCCGGCACGGCGGTTAATGCGCACCTGCTGACGAACGCCCAGGCCCAACTCGTCTATCAGCACTTCGTGACGAAGAACAATCTCCCGTCACGGCAACTCTCGATTCTCGCCATGGGCGAAAATCATCCGCTCGCTTCCAACGCGACGCCGCAAGGCCAGTCCAAGAACCGCCGCATCGAAGTGGTGGTCTATCCGGATACGATTGACTGAGGAAGGGACGGGAGATCAGGCGCGAGAGTCGAGATTAGTACAATCGCCTCGAACTAAGCGGTTTCTGCATCCGCGACGGTACAAACCTTCCCGCAGAGGCATTTGGCTGATGCGAAGAATGATCCGTAGCTGTCAGCCCACTGAACTTTCGTCAGTTCCAGGCCGTCTTCGGAATCATATATCGCCGAAGCGATGACAGCGAACCGCTGTCCGCCGCAGTCGCACACGACCGGCTGTAATACGGTCCGATTTTGAGCTACATATTCGGCGGGGAGGTACGAGCGTTCGTTGCAGACGACCGCGTTGTAGCCGTGAAGGCCATCATCGAAGAGCACAAACTCGAATCCGCAACTGTCACAATGCGCATCGCAGCGTTGTGTGCCGCCATAGGGAGTTCCAGAGATCCAGCCAGACGATCGCTTGCTGCCTGTGCGAAGCGCAAAGCTATCTGTCTGGCCGCAGCGACAGCGAATCAAACCTCTCCATTCCGTCGATCCGGGTTCGTCAGTTCGAGACAACCAATCGGCCCCGGCGGAAATCCAAACTTGCCGCAAGTCCGCGGTTAGTTCCGCTAAAAGCCCCCACAACTGCGGAGGACCATCATCACCAGGGCGATTGTTGGTTGGCATGGAACACATTTGCGCGGCTTATCCCGTATTGCCCTCGTCCCTCGCCTCCCGTCCCTCGCCCCTCTCCTACTCATGCCGTAGCGCTTCGATCGGATCCATCTTCGCCGCGCGGATCGCGGGGTAGATGCCGAAGACCACGCCTACCAGCACCGAGATGCCGAAGGCCAGTGGCAGTGAGAGCAGCACGATCTGTGGCTGCAGACGTTGCACCACTTCTGGTACGTCCGCCATCACGCTGGGGGCGTAGGCCAGGAGTAGATCGCGCGTCCCGGTAATCACGATCGGACAGAGCAAGCCGACCAGAATGCCGGTGATGCCGCCGACGACCGAGAGGGACGTTGTTTCGACCAGAAACTGCGTAACGATGTGCGCCTGCGTGGCACCGAGGGCTCGGCGGATGCCGATCTCGCGCGTTCGTTCGGTGACTGTCGCGAGCATGATGTTCATGATGCCGATGCCGCCGACGAGGAGCGAGATCGCCGCGATCAGGCCCATGAAGAGCATGAACATGAGTCGCGTGACGCGGGCTTGCTCGAGCAGCTCTTCCGGCACGATCACCGCCACATCGCGGCGGATTGGCGCTGCGTTTTCCTCTTCGGTGACGATTTTCTTCAGGCCGTTTTTGGCGGCTCGCGAATCATCCTTCACGTGCAGAATTGAACGGACCAGGTCGGCTGTCTCCGGCACATTCTCCACTGAGTCGATGCGCAGCGTGATTTGATTGAGTTCGACGATTTCCGTCGTCATCGAGCTGCCGCGCCGAGTCGTCACGAAATCTCCTACCCGCTGCCGGAGCGTCGAGATCGGCACGTAAATGTCGGCGCCAAAATCCTGAGCGTCGAGCGAACCGCCGATTGCCGCTGTCGGTGTGCGATACTTGAGCACGCCCACCACCTGGTAGTAGTCCTTGCTCTCGGCAAAATAGACGCGCCGGCCGATCGGATCCTCGTAGGGAAACAATTCCTCGGCCATCGTCGAGGCCAGCACGCACAGATTGGCGGTATTGTTCAGATCGGCTTCGGTCAGCAAGCGGCCGCGCTCAAGTTCGAGCCGTGTCACATCGAAATATTCTGGCGTGCAGCCCACCAGGCGGCCGTCGACGTCGCGGCCGTTGAAACTCGCCGTGCGCCGAACCTCGCGAATCGGCAGCGCCGATTTCAGCGTCGGGATCGTCATTTGCAGCTTATCGAATTCGTCCCGTTTCAAACCGTATGGCACGGGCCCCGAAAACCCCGCCGTCGCTTCGGCGGGCGGTTTCACGCTACGGACGATGATGTTGTCGGCGCCGAGACCTTCGATCTGCCGCTGCGCTTCCTGACTGATTCCTTCACCAATCGCGAGGAGCCAAATGACGCTCACCACGCCGATGAAAATGCCCAGCACGGTCAACAGCGACCGCATCGGATGCAGCAGCAGGCTCTTGAGACCGAGTTGGAAAGTGCGAAGGAAAAACATGGCTTCATCTGTAGCTGAATCCGCCAGAATTCAGAGGGAGTCGCGATTGATCGTCGATTTCTGAATTCTGGCGAATTCAGCTACTTGGTTCATTTTGAGTTCAATGACTCACTACCGTGGCCGCATTGGCATCGACTCCGCCGACCGCAACGGGCGCGGTGCGCGGCCGAGCGAGGACCCGGTTAGTGTTTTGCTTATCGACTTGCACGACTCCGTCTTTCAGCCGGATGATCCGTTTCGCGTGCTGCGACACATCGTCTTCGTGGGTCACGAGGATGATCGTCTTGCCGGCATCGTTTAGTTGTTGAAAGAGAAACAGGATCTCTTCTGTCGTCACGCTGTCGAGGTTACCGGTCGCTTCGTCGGCGAGGATGAAGTACGGATCGTTCACCAGGCTGCGAGCAATCGCCACACGCTGCTGTTGACCACCCGATAATTGCGACGGCCGATGGCCGAGGCGTTCGCCGAGGCCCACCATATCGGCGAGTTCGCGACAACGCTTACGCGAGGCTGCGTTCACTCGGCCTTGGTAGTACAACGGCACTTCGATGTTTTCGACGACCGTCAGCTGTTGAATCAGGTTGTACGACTGAAAGACGAAGCCGATGCGCGAAGCCCGCGTGTGCGACAATTGGTTGTCGTTCATCTTGGCGACATCGTCTTCGCCGAGGAAAAAGTTGCCTGCCGAAGGCTTGTCGAGGCAGCCGAGCAAGTTGAGCAGGGTACTCTTGCCTGAGCCCGAAGGGCCCATGATCGCGACGTAATCCCCTTCGGGAACGTCGAACGTCACACCTCGCAAGGCTCGTACGGTTTCGCTTTTCAGGACATAGTCTTTGCGAACGTCGATCAGCCTCGCCGCATAACTCACTGGCCGCCTCCCGTGCCCGAGATGCCGCCTTGCTTCGATTGAGCTTTAATCGCCGCAACTCGCGCTGCCATCACGGGCAACAACTCATCGCGATCGAGAAAGCCATCGCCATTCTTGTCGGCGCCGGCCAGGAAGGGACGCATCCGCTCACTCACATTTTCGACTTCGCCCGCAGAGAGCTTGCCGTCTTTGTCTTGGTCCGATTCAAGAGTCCGTTCGAGCATGCTGGCGACAGTTGGTGCACCACCACCGAACCCACCAGGGCCTTTCTTCTTGGACTCTCCATCGCCGCCGGGGCCTTTCGCATTCACTGGCGCCGCGGCAATTGCGACAACTTTGACCGGCGAAGCATCGGGCAGATTTGGCAAGTCGAGTGCTGCTTCGCGGCGGGGATTCAGGACCACCGTATCGCTTACGGCCAGCCCCTTTTCGATCACGGCGACTTTGTCGTTCGTGGAACCGACCGTCACTTCGCGAGTCTCGAGCTTCTCACCGTTCTGCACGAGCACAAAGAAATGGCCTTTGTGATCGACCAGCGCCTGCACGGGAACTTGGAGTGCATCGGGCCGGCGTTCAATGTGAATGCGGGCTTCGGCGTTCATGCCGGTGCGAAGGGCAGGGGGTGGACTCAAAATCTTGATGTATGCAGCGTATTTCTTCACGCTGCCGCTCGACCAACTGCTGGGCTCGGCGTATTGATTGACTTTGATGACTTCGCCCTGCATCAATTCATCCTTGAGCGCGTCGACGCGGATCGTCACCGGCAGGCCGGGCCGCACCTTGGTCACGCGGGCTTCATTGATGAGCGCTTTGACCTGCATGTTGTGCGGATCGGGCAACCGGATAATGGGCTGCTGTTCACGCACCATCGAGCCGGCTTCGACGACGAACTCTGCGCTGCTGCCGCTGCGGCCGCCGGAGTTATATTTGTTGGCATAAACCACTTGGCCAGGCTGCGTGGCTTTAATCACGCACTTTGCGATCTGTTCTTCAATGTCTTTGAGCTTATCTCGTTCCAACTGATTGCTGCTCTCTTCGGCTCGCACCTTGGCATCGGCAGTCGCAATGTCGCTGTCGAACTGCTTGAGCATCTTCTCGCGGGTGTATTTGCGGAGAACTTCGACCTTGGTCTGAGCCCCGTCGAGCTGATTGCGGGCGTTATCGACGCCGTACTTGGCCCCTTCGAGTTGCAGTGGGCTGAGGATGCCTTTGCCGGCCAAGCGCTGAGCCGAGTCGAACGATAGTTGCGCGCTTCGCAAGTTCTGCTCGGCGACAAAGACCTCACCGAGGTACAGTTTCTCTTCCTGCTTGAACGTCCCTTCGAGATACTCTTTGCGCGAGATCAGGGCCGCGTCGAGCGTGTTCTTGGCTTGCACAACCAGAGCTTCGCTGGTGTTGACAACAATCTTTTGCTGCAGCCGTTCTTGTTCCAGCGCGCTTGAATCGAGGCGAACGAGCAGGTCACCTTCCTTGACTTGTGCCCCTTCGGGCATCACTTCGAGAATGGTGATGCCGCCGCCGTTGCGGCCTTTCACTTCGCAGCGGATTTCGATGTTGCTGCTGCTCTCGATTTCGCCCTGCTCGAGCACGACCGATTCGTAGGCCCCTTGCGAGACCTGCTTGACCATCGGGCCGGGGCCTTTGTCCTCTTTGCCGCGGAACATCGTCCAGTACACCGCGCCACCCACGCCCACGCCGATAACGACCAAGGCGAGGATCGTTACGATGGCATTGCCACGGCGGGAACGGCGGACGAGCAGGTCGCGCGTGCGACACTTCGCCGGAGCCAAAACGAAACCAACTGCTGGGAGAGTCATTTTCATACGTGGGCCCTCATCCGAGGTTGTTTGGGGCCAATCTGGCGGCTGCAATGGCGGGAATCTAACCAGGCGTCCCAGTCAAAACCGGCGGTCAAAACGCCCACAAGGCAGGTCCCCTGATAGACCATCGAGTCTTCAGAGGATCCATCTGTATCGATTCTATACCGCCTCGCAACCGCTGTCACTCAGTTTTCGCGCCCAAATCCAGTCCAATCCTGCGTTTACGTGCGCGAGCCCGCAGCGGTTGCCGGCGACGATACTTCCTATTAAACCTGTTCGAACAGCATTTGTTTCGCATGCTGTCGATGATGTCACACCACCGCCCGGGAATAATCCGCGGCCGCCGTGGCTCCCAGATCTAATCCTCCTCCGGCCCTCTCTTCAGGAGCCCTCAGATGTCTCCGTTTTCTTTCCGGCGGTACTCGGCCGCCTGTTTGTTCCTGCTCGCCATGATCTATCCCGCCTGGGCCTGCTGCCCAGCGCCGCGCTACGGCAACTGGGCGGTCAACGCCGACCAGACCGTCATCATGCTCTGGGATCCTGTCGCCAAGATGCAGCACTTCATTCGCAAGGCGTCGTTCCAAGCCGATGACAAGGATTTTGGCTTTATCATTCCCAGTCCTGCCCAACCCGAGCTGGCTGAGTCGGGCAACGCGGCCTTCGACGTGCTGAAGAATGCCACCAAGCCAGCCGAGATTCATCAGCCGCGCAATCAGGGCGGTGGAGGTTGCGGCTGCAGCAGTGACATGGCAAACGTCAAATTTGCCGCCAAGGCCACTGGCGAAGCTCGCGTGCTCGAGGAAAAGCTCGTCGCCGGTTTCAACGCCACCGTCCTCGAAGCCGACGACGCCGAAGCGCTCACCGCTTGGCTCAAGGACCACGACTACGCTTACTCACCTGCCGTGGCTGAATGGGCCAAGCCTTATATCGAAAAAGGTTGGAAGTTCACTGCGCTCAAGGTCGCTCCCGAAAAACCTGCAGAAGGCGCGCCGCCAGAATCGGCAGCTCTGAAGACCGTGAACGCCAGCGCCTTGCGCTTGTCGTTTGCCACCGACAAGCCTCTATTTCCCTACCGCGAACCCGACTACGAAAAAGTCGCCGGCGCAAACGCGGATCAAAAACAACAATTGACGGCAGCGCAGCGTCTCTTGCGGATCTACTTCATTTCGAATGCCCGCTACCAGGGCGACCTCACCTTCGAACAGCCTTGGACAGGCAAAGTCGCTTGGTCGGGCAAAGTGGAATCAGCCCTCCGCACGCAGTTGCTCGCGGAATTGAATCTGCCGGAAACAACCGGCCCGGCCGAGTTTCATCTCACCGAATTCGAAGACGCCTGGCCGTACAAAGTTGCACCGGCCGATGTCTACTTCGCAGAGGCGAAAACGCAGGACGATGTTCGTCGTCCGCCCGTTTATGTGAGCTACGAGCGCGGCGGCGATCTTTCGCTGGCCCTGCTCATTGCCGCGGCGTGTGGATTACTCGTGATTCGCCGCAAAAGTGGTGCATAACGCGAGCAGTGACTAGTTCGGATACTTCGCCCGCACCATCGCGCGATCGGCTGCCGAAAGCTTATCGAGCGGCATGGTCACGATCTTTCCATCAGGCCGTTGCAGCCTGACCTGCCCATTTTCGAGCGCGATGAATGTCGCTTCGAGTTTGTGCGCGCCCGTTGAATCCACCCATGTCCGCATGGTCTTCAAAGGATCTGCCGTGGCGGATACCGGTGGAGGAGTTGGCCTCGGCGGTTCCATGACCGGCGGAGGATTGAACGTCGGCGGCGAAATGGGAGGCGGCGTGAAGCTTGGTGGCGTGCGAGTCTCGGATCCAGCCGACAGGACTGCATCGGGCGACAACTCGGGGAAGAGCTTGACGTAAGCCTGGTCTTCGTCCGAAAGCGAGGACAGCGGAAATGAGTTCGACACATGATTTCCGCCTCCGCCACTCATCAAGCGGACGCCGCGGCCGAAGTTTCCATAGAGATATCCGCGAAAGATGACGTTACCTGACCGATCGCGCCAATTTCGAGTCACGGTGTCTTGCGCAGGAACAGCACTGTTGAAGGGAGCCCTGAAATCTCCGCCTGGCTCGGCTGATCTCGGCGTGCTCGATTGCGCGACGGAGTTATTTCGATATTTGGGGTCAGTGACCGACATCCGCCGCAAACGATCGACACCCACGAACTCATCATCTGAGTCGGAATAGTTGTCGTAATGCACCTTGGCCTGGGTATCCGTCTTACTGATCACCGTAGCTGGATACCACGCGCCACCCCAAAGCACATGCACGCGCGCGTTGACATTCACTGCCGAGAGACTCGTAAACGACGTGCCCGGCTTCTTCGAAAACTCGCTGGGCGAACTACTGCTGCGCGGCGGCGATGGAATGGTGGCCGGAGGCATCGGCGGCCAGGCTGGCGGTTGCTGCTGGCGGGCCAGGTCTTCGCGCTGCATTTGTGCCGCCCGCTCGACGAGCGCACGGCGGTTCATTTCGTTCGAGTATCGCGAAAATAACGCCCCATAACCCATCGCGAGATAGCCGACCACGACAACCACGAGCTCTACCAGGCTCAGCGCGCAGACGCCCATCGTGACCAAAACCACGGTTCCACTAGAACCACCGGCAGCGGGTTGAGGAGCGTAACTCATGGCTCCCATCTTATTCGGATTTGGCGTGAAACGTCAATTTTTCTGCGAACGCGGCGAGAGAACACTTATCTGAATTCCCCCGCCTCTCGTCTCTCGCCTCCCGCCCCCGAATTTAGTACGTTCGCGGCGTCGTTCGGCCCTGTACCCGTCCCGGCAGACCTTGAATGCGCAAGAACCCTTCTGCATCGGTTTGGTTGTACGAGCCGCCACCTTCCATCGTGGCGATACCTTCGTCGTACAGATTGTTCGGGCTGCTGCGTCCCGCAACTTGGATGTTCCCCTTGTAGAGGTTGAGCGTCACTTCGCCAGTCACGTGCTTTTGGGCGTCCTTGATGAAGGCGAGGAGCGCGTCCATCTTGGCGTGATACCAAAAGCCGTAGTACACCATTTCGGCGACCTGCGGGGCGAGCGAATCGCGGAGGTGCATCAGGTCGCGGTCCATCGTGAGTTGTTCGATCACGCGATGGCCCGTGTAGAGAATCGTCATGCCAGGAGCTTCGTACACGCCGCGGCTCTTCATACCGACGAAGCGGTTTTCGACCATGTCGATCTGACCGATGCCGTTGCGGCCGCCGATTTCGTTTAGCGTCTTCACGACTTGCAGCGGGCTGAGCGTCTTGCCGTTCACGCTGGTCGGCACACCCTTGTCGAAGGTGATTTTCACTTGCTCGACTTTGTCCGGCGCTTTTTGAGGCGTGATGCTCATGCCGAACTCGACGGTCTCGACGCCGTTGACGTTCAGGTCTTCGAGCTTGCCCGCTTCGTAGCTGATGTGCAGACAGTTCTCATCGCTGCTGTAAGGCTTGCTGACGCTGGCCTTCACCGGAATGTTGTGCTTCTCACAGTACGCGATCATTTCGGTCCGGCCGGGGAACGCTTTGCGGAACTTCTCGATCCGCCAAGGGGCGATGATCTTCACTGCGGGATTGAGGGCTTCGGCTGCGAGTTGGAAACGGCACTGATCGTTCCCCTTGCCCGTTGCGCCGTGAGCATAGGCGTCGGCGCCGACTTCGCGGGCCACTTCGAGGCACACTTTGCTGATGAGCGGCCGAGCGATCGACGTGCCGAGCAGATACCAACCTTCGTATTTGGCTTGCCATTGCAGCACCGGAAACGCGAAGTCGCGGCAGAGTTCTTCCTGCACGTCGACGATGCGGCTGCTCTTCGCGCCGCAATCGAGGGCCTTCTTTTTGGTGGCCGCGCGGTCTTCGCAGGGCTGGCCAAGATCGACGTACACGGCATGCACGTCGTAGCCTTCTTCCATCAGCCAACCGAGAATGACCGAAGTATCGAGACCGCCGGAATAAGCCAACACGCAACTAGGCATGACGAGCAACTCACATCAAGATTGGATTCAGGGAAGCCACGTATTTTCGTCACTCCGCGTACCCCTGACAAGGCCGTCATTGGCGTTAATCAGTCCTCCAACTTCAGCTGCACCCCGATCGGCAGTTCGGTTTTCCGCTCGCTCCGGGATGCGTAGTAAATGAGGAACGGCGGCCAAAACACTTGCTTGAAGCGAAAAGTGCCAAAGTTGCCGTAGCTCGCGAACTCGGACAGCTTCACCTTCAATCGCTTGGCCCGCTCATATACCTTGCCGTACTCCCAACTCTCGAGCGCAGGATGGATGATCGCTGGGGGCGGCATTTCAAAAGCCTTCTTCGGCATTCTCACGGCACCATTACGAGTGATCCGCGCAATCCCCTTGGCGGCAAGTAACCCAGCCGCCCAGAGCACTTGCAGACTATGTTCGTCGTCGTCGCTCAGGTGAAGATCATGCACAAACAGGCCGTTGCCCATCGAATACAAATTCGAACTGACTTCCTCTATCGCAAAGGGGAATTTACTCAGGGGAGTGCTGCGTTTGAGCCGGCGGAGCTTCCGCCAAACCTCTTCGACAGACTTCGCTTTCATGATCCTACCTTGCATCGTTTCTAATCGTAGCGGCGCAGCACGACCGCTAATCTTCATTACCCATCGAATCGCAAGCAAGGCCGAGATAAACTCGCTGTTCTATGAACCAAGACGAACTAAAACTGATGACGGCCCGGCTGCTGGCGGGGGAACTGGCTCACGAAGACTTCCTGGCCGGCATGTCGGCTGCACTCGAAGCTGCCGCCAATCCTCCGGCAGTGACACTCGATTTCGACCGCCAGCGCCGTTGCGGGTTTCCCGAGGTGGTCTACGGCGAGGGCAAATCGGCCACGACCATCGCAGCCATCATCGACAAGCTGCTGGCGAGTGGGGTTCGCGCCTACGCCACGCGGATTTCGCCAGAGAAGGGAGAATTTCTGCTGAAGCATCTCTCCTCGCGAAATGACACCGCGCGCTACAACGAACTGGCTCAGGTTTTTCGGGCCGATCCGCCTTCGCTGAAAGCAGCCGAACCGAAAGGCAAAGTGGCAATCATCACGGCGGGCACTAGCGACTTGCCGGTCGCCGAGGAAGCTCGCGAAACGGTCGAATGGATGGGCGTCGGCTGCGTGATGATCCACGACGTCGGCGTCGCCGGTCCCCATCGCCTGCCACTGCGGCTGCCAGAGTTCATCGACAGCGACGCGGTCGTCTGCGTGGCCGGAATGGAAGCTGCGCTGCCGAGCATCGTCGGCGGCTATGTTCCCTGCCCGGTCATCGGCGTCCCCACCAGCGTCGGCTATGGCGCCAACTTCGGCGGGGTTGCGGCGCTGCTTTCGATGCTCAACAGCTGCGCGGCGAACGTGACGGTGGTGAATATCAACGCGGGATTTAAGGGTGGTTACCTGGCCGGATTGATTGCGAGCAGGGCAGGGGAGAAGCTTGCTGCTCGAGAAGCTGGTGACGATAATTGAGTTGGAAACATTCATTTAGCGAGCACTTTATGTCCACCGATTTTGCTTCCAGCTCTCTACCAGTCGACGTGAAGACCGCCGCTCACCAACTTATCGATTCGCTCCCTGCTGACGCGAATTGGGATGACGTGATCTATCACGCTTACGTGCGAAAGTGCATCGAAGCCGGGCTCGCTGACGCTGATGTTGGTCGCGGAAGAGACGTGAATGATGTGAGAAAAGAATTCGGGCTCGGCCCATGCGAGTAATCTGGACTCCCGCTGCTAAACGCCAATTGGCGGAAATTCACAATGTTGCCGCCAATCTAGCTTCGGCAATGATGGCGATTTCACCGCCAGCCCTTCAGCCAACCCAGTCCATCCTCTGTACGCCCTTTCGGTCGGTACTCACAGCCAACCCAGCCGTCGTATTTCAGTTCGTCGAGCAGCTTGAATAAATACTCGTAGCGAATCTCACCGACGTCGGGTTCGTGGCGTCCCGGCACTCCGGCGATCTGTACGTGGCCGATGCCCGCTTGGTATTTGCGAAAGTTCATCGCCAAATCGCCGTCGACGATTTGAGTGTGATAGACGTCGAAGAGGACTTTCAAGTTTTGCAGGCCCAGTTGCTCGCGAATTGCGTGGGCTTCGTGCTGCGAGTTGAGAAAGAAGCCAGGGATGTCGCGCGGGTTGATCGGTTCGATGAGCAACGTCAAGCCGCGCTCGGCGAGCAACTTGGAGGCGACTTCCAGATTGCGCAGATAGACATCGAGATGACGGCTGC is drawn from Anatilimnocola floriformis and contains these coding sequences:
- the otnI gene encoding 2-oxo-tetronate isomerase; translated protein: MRFAANLSLMFTEVPFPQRFAAAARAGFQAVEFQFGYDHAPQDIKRWLDDQALECVLFNMPPGDFAAGERGLASLPGREAEFRDSVQLAMEYALVLGTPRMHVLAGILPADAERSRHLDVYLRNLEVASKLLAERGLTLLIEPINPRDIPGFFLNSQHEAHAIREQLGLQNLKVLFDVYHTQIVDGDLAMNFRKYQAGIGHVQIAGVPGRHEPDVGEIRYEYLFKLLDELKYDGWVGCEYRPKGRTEDGLGWLKGWR